One segment of Brassica napus cultivar Da-Ae chromosome C3, Da-Ae, whole genome shotgun sequence DNA contains the following:
- the LOC106373703 gene encoding beta-glucuronosyltransferase GlcAT14A-like, with the protein MPSIIDPALYMLNKSNIIWVRPDRSLPNAFKLHTGSAWMVLSRPFVEYIIWGWDNLPRTLLMYYTNFVSSPEFYFHTIICNVPEFSKTALNHDLHYIAWHRLPRQHPRLLSLTNMRPIIASGAAFARKFSRN; encoded by the exons ATGCCATCAATCATTGATCCTGCACTCTACATGCTAAACAAATCAAACATTATTTGGGTCAGGCCTGATCGAAGTTTACCAAATGCGTTTAAGTTACATACCG GATCAGCTTGGATGGTTCTCTCGCGCCCATTCGTGGAGTATATCATTTGGGGTTGGGACAACTTACCAAGAACTTTACTCATGTATTACACAAACTTTGTTTCTTCTCCTGAGTTTTACTTCCACACAATCATATGTAACGTGCCTGAGTTCTCCAAAACCGCGTTGAACCATGATCTTCACTACATTGCGTGGCACAGACTGCCGAGGCAGCATCCTCGCTTGTTGTCCTTAACAAACATGAGACCGATTATTGCGAGCGGTGCTGCATTTGCTCGAAAATTCAGTAGAAATTAA
- the LOC106376749 gene encoding probable serine/threonine-protein kinase At1g54610, giving the protein MGCVWCKPSAIEDSPKERLSSKPSSEYRVTRPVGSSRREESVRTKERSDVVSVVRPVLSNSSRREKKLGNVATPEFPIAKAAEGEYVAAGWPPWLASVAGEAIKGWVPRRADSFEKLDKIGQGTYSNVYRARDLNQKKIVALKKVRFDNLEPESVRFMAREIQILRHLDHPNIIKLEGLVTSRMSCSLYLVFEYMEHDLAGLASHPAVKFSESQVKCYLQQLLSGLDHCHSRGVLHRDIKGSNLLIDNSGVLKIADFGLASFFDPRQTQPLTSRVVTLWYRPPELLLGATRYGAAVDLWSTGCILAELYAGKPIMPGRTEVEQLHKIFKLCGSPSEEYWVKSRLPHATIFKPTQPYKRVVDETFKEFPQPALALLETLLSVNPDDRGTATSALHSEFFSTRPLPCDPSSLPKYPPSKELDARMRDEESRRQGGGNREQRHQERRGTKESRAIPAPEANAELVTSMQKRQSQSSTNRSRSEKFNPHPEEVASGFPIDPPRPSSQASEPNRESQGNIVLPPHKRASHSGPLTRRSASAKGRRTYQDPQKVSLQQETCRGMTRLPGSFNEVSEEANQEENGRSNKKDPILLGYGSKGHKIHYSGPLVVPSGNMDQVLKDHDRHIQEAVRRARIDKARVRKHQAEEDSGQQVSTNHPSSVSSR; this is encoded by the exons ATGGGTTGTGTTTGGTGTAAGCCCTCTGCTATAGAAGACAGTCCAAAGGAGAGGCTTTCAAGCAAACCCTCTTCCGAGTATAGAGTTACAAGACCAGTTGGTTCTTCTAGAAGAGAAGAGTCTGTTAGGACAAAGGAACGTTCTGATGTTGTTAGTGTAGTAAGACCAGTGTTGAGTAACAGTAGtagaagagagaagaagttaGGGAATGTTGCAACTCCAGAGTTTCCAATAGCAAAAGCAGCTGAAGGAGAGTATGTAGCTGCAGGCTGGCCTCCATGGTTGGCCTCTGTAGCTGGAGAAGCTATCAAAGGATGGGTTCCACGCCGTGCTGATTCCTTCGAGAAGCTGGACAAA ATAGGTCAGGGTACTTATAGTAATGTGTATAGAGCTAGAGACCTGAATCAGAAGAAGATTGTGGCATTGAAGAAAGTAAGGTTTGATAACTTAGAGCCTGAGAGCGTTCGTTTTATGGCAAGAGAGATCCAGATACTGCGCCATCTTGATCATCCCAACATCATTAAGCTAGAAGGCTTAGTGACATCAAGAATGTCCTGCAGCTTATACCTCGTCTTCGAGTACATGGAACATGATCTAGCCGGACTAGCCTCGCATCCCGCAGTTAAATTTTCCGAATCGCAGGTTAAATGCTACCTGCAGCAATTGTTAAGTGGACTAGACCATTGTCACAGCCGCGGCGTGCTTCACAGGGATATAAAAGGATCAAACCTTCTGATAGATAACAGTGGAGTTTTGAAGATTGCTGACTTTGGCTTAGCTAGCTTCTTTGATCCTCGTCAGACACAGCCTTTGACTAGCCGTGTTGTGACTCTTTGGTACCGCCCGCCTGAGCTTTTGCTCGGAGCTACTCGGTATGGAGCAGCTGTTGATTTGTGGAGTACTGGTTGCATTCTCGCTGAGCTGTATGCAGGCAAGCCTATCATGCCTGGTAGAACCGAG GTTGAACAGTTGCACAAGATTTTCAAGCTATGTGGCTCACCTTCCGAGGAGTATTGGGTTAAATCAAGGTTGCCTCATGCAACCATTTTCAAGCCTACACAGCCTTATAAACGCGTAGTTGATGAAACATTCAAGGAGTTTCCTCAGCCAGCTTTAGCCCTTCTTGAGACTCTTCTTTCAGTCAATCCCGACGACCGTGGAACCGCCACTTCAGCCCTCCACAGTGAG TTCTTTTCCACAAGACCTCTTCCGTGTGATCCTTCAAGCTTACCTAAATATCCTCCCAGCAAAGAGCTTGATGCGAGGATGCGTGATGAAGAAAGTAGAAG ACAAGGTGGAGGAAACAGGGAGCAAAGACACCAAGAAAGGAGAGGAACTAAGGAATCTCGAGCCATCCCTGCCCCTGAAGCAAACGCAGAGCTGGTTACATCAATGCAGAAAAGGCAGAGCCAGTCTAGTACTAATAGAAGCAGAAGCGAGAAGTTTAATCCACATCCTGAAGAAGTTGCATCTGGTTTCCCAATCGATCCACCAAGGCCATCATCACAAGCATCTGAACCAAACAGAGAATCTCAGGGCAACATTGTTCTTCCTCCTCACAAGAGAGCTTCACATTCAGGTCCTCTGACGCGTAGATCAGCTTCTGCAAAGGGTAGAAGGACGTACCAAGATCCTCAGAAAGTCTCATTACAACAAGAGACTTGCAGAGGAATGACTAGGCTTCCAGGCTCCTTCAATGAAGTCTCTGAAGAAGCAAACCAAGAAGAGAATGGTAGAAGCAACAAGAAAGACCCAATTCTT TTGGGTTATGGATCAAAAGGGCATAAGATTCATTATTCAGGACCTTTGGTGGTTCCATCAGGAAACATGGATCAGGTGTTGAAAGACCATGACCGGCATATCCAAGAAGCTGTGAGAAGAGCAAGAATCGATAAGGCTAGAGTTAGGAAACATCAAGCTGAAGAAGATTCGGGCCAACAAGTATCGACCAATCATCCTTCGTCTGTTTCTAGCCGTTGA
- the LOC125575185 gene encoding glutathione S-transferase T3-like — MWNSFLFSYQKKLYFFFFNFSSFAMDPFSEPCGFQNLLNSQQPNPSFSYLSREPSIEVSGWPEDANEDEVILSDRKERRKWSPTEDNVLISVWLNTSKDPVMGNEQKAIAFWKRIAAYFGSSPQLAGYQKRDTTCCKSRWGKINEGVCKFVGCYDAATKQKSSGQSEDDVLKMAHDIFFNDYKSKFTLEHAWLELRHDQKWCGGLASKDNVSSKRRKLDDQSSQSSTSVPCSLGGDEPTARPAGVKAAKGKSKAAVSKGKTSEAEGKLCVDFQNMWEIKQKDFVLRDKLNKQKLLDSLITKTEPLTEPEIALKNKLINDMLAS, encoded by the coding sequence ATGTGGAATTCATTTCTCTTCTCTTATCAGAAGAAGctatatttcttcttttttaatttctccTCCTTCGCTATGGATCCATTTAGTGAACCTTGTGGCTTTCAAAATCTCCTAAACAGTCAACAACCAAACCCCTCCTTCTCCTACCTCTCTCGTGAACCAAGTATTGAAGTCTCTGGATGGCCTGAAGATGCAAACGAAGATGAAGTCATCTTGTCTGACCGTAAAGAAAGGCGGAAATGGTCACCAACTGAAGACAATGTGCTCATTTCTGTTTGGTTAAACACGTCCAAAGATCCTGTCATGGGAAATGAGCAGAAAGCAATTGCGTTTTGGAAACGAATTGCTGCTTATTTTGGTTCAAGTCCACAGCTTGCCGGTTACCAAAAGAGAGACACAACTTGCTGTAAATCGAGGTGGGGGAAGATTAATGAGGGCGTGTGCAAGTTTGTTGGTTGCTATGATGCTGCAACCAAACAAAAATCGAGTGGCCAGAGTGAGGATGATGTACTGAAGATGGCTCATGACATTTTCTTCAATGATTATAAGAGCAAATTCACACTTGAGCATGCATGGTTGGAGTTGAGGCATGATCAAAAATGGTGTGGAGGTCTGGCGAGTAAAGATAATGTGAGCTCTAAGAGAAGAAAGCTGGATGATCAATCATCACAGTCATCAACGTCAGTGCCATGTAGCCTTGGAGGAGATGAACCAACAGCTCGGCCTGCTGGTGTCAAAGCTGCGAAGGGCAAAAGTAAAGCGGCTGTGAGTAAGGGTAAGACTTCTGAAGCAGAAGGGAAGTTGTGTGTTGACTTTCAGAACATGTGGGAGATCAAGCAAAAGGATTTTGTATTGAGAGACAAGCTTAACAAGCAGAAATTGCTCGACTCCCTAATTACCAAGACAGAGCCATTAACTGAACCAGAGATTGCTTTGAAAAATAAGCTCATTAATGATATGTTGGCTTCTTAG